The Candidatus Zixiibacteriota bacterium genome has a segment encoding these proteins:
- a CDS encoding DUF5723 family protein translates to MKTTTTVRLAGICLLAGALLVTAAGSVSASQSSARAVAMGGAYIGLASGVEAGRFNPANLGLTDRRQTGLELVGVGAHITNNAFTLDDYNSYTGAFLTTDDKEYILSRIPAEGLKLDVHAEAGVLSAATGPFAFTMTGVGTADINLSKDIFELVLNGNTIADTIHVTGSYSDAISYVSAGLSYGYALYSQGTRQLSVGVTGKYLRGIYVERVTELEGLAATHMTGFTGEGRLVAQTAEGGSGYGLDLGAALKLSNDYTIGATLHNALGSITWNSNPKEYGYIFSFDTMNVDNMGDDFVTSEDYDKEIESFTTTLPRVLTAGIAKTSGTVRWAVDWEQGLERKPGSSTEPRLALGAEWSPIGVLPLRAGYAFGGDRNAGFSVGSGLHAALVHLDFAVVTGNGFSGYSAKGANLALSLGLHF, encoded by the coding sequence ATGAAGACCACTACAACTGTACGACTGGCGGGTATCTGCCTGCTGGCGGGCGCGCTGCTGGTGACAGCCGCCGGATCGGTGTCTGCGAGTCAATCATCGGCGCGGGCGGTCGCGATGGGCGGCGCGTATATCGGGCTGGCGTCGGGCGTGGAAGCCGGGCGGTTCAACCCGGCGAACCTCGGCCTGACGGATCGCCGGCAGACCGGGCTGGAACTGGTCGGTGTCGGCGCTCATATCACGAACAACGCCTTTACGCTGGACGACTACAACAGCTATACCGGCGCGTTTCTGACGACTGACGACAAAGAATATATCCTCAGCCGGATTCCGGCGGAAGGGCTCAAGCTCGACGTCCATGCGGAAGCGGGCGTGCTCTCCGCGGCCACGGGACCCTTCGCGTTCACGATGACCGGTGTCGGCACCGCCGATATCAATCTGAGCAAAGACATCTTCGAGCTGGTTCTCAACGGCAATACGATTGCGGACACGATTCACGTCACCGGGTCGTACTCCGATGCGATCAGCTACGTATCGGCGGGATTGTCCTACGGGTACGCCCTGTACTCGCAGGGCACCCGGCAGTTGTCGGTCGGCGTTACCGGCAAGTACCTTCGCGGAATATACGTCGAGCGGGTGACGGAGCTCGAGGGGCTGGCGGCGACTCACATGACGGGCTTTACGGGCGAAGGGCGCCTGGTTGCACAAACCGCGGAGGGGGGATCGGGCTACGGTCTTGATCTGGGGGCCGCCCTGAAGCTCAGCAACGATTACACGATCGGCGCCACGCTGCATAACGCGCTGGGCTCGATCACGTGGAATTCCAACCCGAAAGAGTACGGCTACATCTTCAGCTTCGACACGATGAACGTCGACAACATGGGCGACGACTTCGTCACCTCGGAAGATTACGACAAAGAGATCGAAAGCTTCACGACCACTCTCCCCCGCGTTCTGACGGCCGGGATCGCCAAGACAAGCGGCACGGTTCGCTGGGCGGTCGACTGGGAACAGGGACTGGAGCGCAAGCCGGGCTCGTCGACAGAGCCGCGCCTGGCGCTGGGCGCCGAGTGGTCGCCGATCGGCGTACTGCCGCTGCGTGCCGGTTATGCGTTCGGCGGCGACCGTAACGCCGGGTTCTCGGTCGGTTCTGGCCTTCACGCGGCGCTCGTCCATCTCGACTTCGCGGTTG